Below is a genomic region from Longimicrobium sp..
CGTCGCGCGGGGACGCGATCCGGTCGCGCTCGCCCCGTACCTCCTCGGTGGCGCGGCGGCCCAGCTCCATGGCGGCCAGGATCTTGGCCGCCTTTGCCGGCCCGATCCCGTACACCTCGCAGATGGCGCTGGGCGGCGCCGTGAGGATGCGCCGCAGCGACTCGTGGCCGCTCCCGCCCTGCGCGGTCCAGCGGAGCAAGTCGCCGGCCAAGTCCAGCGCGGTCTTGGCGACCCTTCCCTCCTGCGCGGGCCTTCCGGTCTCGATCAGCAGCGCCAGCAGCTCCCTGGACGCGAGCGCCCGCGGCCCCAGCATGCGCAGGCGCTCGCGCGGCTGGTCGGCGGTGGGCCATTCTTTGATGGTGTAGGTGGTCACGGCAGGGGAATGGGTGCGGGGGCGGGGTTCGGCGTCCGGGATGGCACGGGCAGCCACATGGGGCGGCCCCTACAGGTTCGGTGCGCTGTGACGAGCGGCGGAGCGGCGGCGGGCACGGGCGCGATAAATCGCGCCCCTACGGAATTTGTGCGCCGCGCGCGGGCTTCGCCCCCTCTCTCGATAACAGAGGGCGCAGCCCTCTCCTGTTATCGGGAGAGGGGGCAGCGAGGAACGAGCGGGGGTGAGGGCCCCTCCCACCCCCAACATCACACCACACCCGCCGCCGCAGAAGCCCCTACGCGAAACCGGTCCGCGCGGCGCCCCCAAACGCGCGCCAGCGCACCCAAACGCAAGCGGGGGCGGAGCCGATTCCGGCCCCGCCCCCGCTCGCTGTCACCTATTCCCCATTCCCCATTCCCCATTCCCCATTCCCCTATTCCCCGCCGTTCACCCGTTCCGCCCGTGGCAGTTCTTGTACTTCTTTCCGCTCCCGCAGGGGCACGGATCGTTGCGGCCCACGGCGTTGGTGGCGGGGGCGGGGCGCAGGGCGCCCTCTTCCTCGCGGTTGGTGTGGAGCTGCGAGGGCTCCGGGGCGAGCTGCGCGTACGGGTTCACGCCCAGCAGCGGCGCGCGGCGCGGCGGCGGAGGCGGGGCCGGCTCCGGCGCGGGGGGCGGCGGCGCCATCCCCGCGTCCTCCATCAGCTCCTCCTCGGTGCCCTGCGGGAAGCCGAAGAAGCCCATCGGCGGCGCCTCCATCGCCGGGGCGAGCTGCGCGCGAAAGGTGAAGCGCGACACCGCGCCGTAGAGGTCCTTCATCAGGTCCTCGAACATGTCGAACGCTTCCTTCTTGTACTCCACCAGCGGATCTTTCTGGCCCCACCCGCGGAAGCCGATCGACGCCTTGAGGTGGTCCAGGTCGTACAGGTGGTCCTTCCACTTCTCGTCGATGGTGGAGAGCACCACGAAGCGCAGCACCGCGTCGGTGGCCTCGCCGAAGCGCTCCAGCTTCTCCTCGAAGGCGGCGCGGGCGGCGTCCATCACGTACTCGCTCAGATCCTCGCGGCCGCTGAAGTCGTGGCCCACGCCGTCCTCGGTGGGAAGGCGGTCCGGGCTCATCCCGAAGTCGAGCAGGAGGCGCTGGCGGAGGGCGTGCAGCTCCCACGACTCGGTGTCGCCGCTGGCGTACTCGTCCAGCAGCACGGGGAGCGCGTGCTCCACCATGTCCCACACCTCGGCGCGCAGCTCGTCGCCGCCCTCCAGGGCAAAGGTGCGCAGATCGTAGATGACCTCGCGCTGCTGGTTCATGACGTCGTCGTAGTCCAGCAGCCGCTTGCGCGCCTCGAAGTTCTGCATCTCCACGCGCTTCTGCGCGCCGCCGATGGAGTTGGTGATCCACGGGTGCGTGATCACCTCCCCCTCCTCGGCCCCCATGCGGTCCATGATGGAGGCGATGCGGTCGGAGCCGAAGAGGCGCATCAGGTCGTCTTCCAGGGAGAGGAAGAACTGCGACGCGCCCGGGTCGCCCTGGCGGCCGGCGCGGCCGCGGAGCTGGCGGTCGATGCGCCGGCTCTCGTGCCGCTCCGAGCCGATGATGTGCAGGCCGCCCATCTCGGTGACCGCCTTCCCCTCCGCGTCCGTCGTCGGGCGCGGCTCGGTGACGCCTGCGCCCAGCTTGATGTCGGTGCCGCGCCCGGCCATGTTCGTGGCGATGGTGACGGCGCCCGGTTGCCCGGCCAGCGAGACGATCTCGGCTTCGCGCTGGTGGTACTTGGCGTTCAGCACCTCGTGCGGCACCCCGCCGCGCTTCAGCATGCGCGACAGCGTCTCGCTGGTGTCCACGCTCACCGTGCCGACGAGCACGGGAAGCTCCAGCGCGTGGAGGCGGCGCACCTCCTCCACGATGGCGTTCAGCTTCTCGCGCTTGGTCTTGTAGACCAGGTCGTGGCGGTCGTCGCGCTGGATGGGACGATTGGTGGGGATCACCATCACGTCCAGCCCGTAGATCTGGTGGAACTCCCCTTCCTCGGTCTCCGCGGTGCCCGTCATTCCGCAGAGCTTGTCGTACATGCGGAAGTAGTTCTGGATGGTGATGGTGGCCAGCGTCTGCGTCTCGGCCTTCACCGACACGCCCTCCTTGGCCTCCACCGCCTGGTGCAGCCCGTCGGACCAGCGCCGGCCCGCCATCATGCGGCCGGTGAACTCGTCGACGATCATCACCTGCCCGTCCTGGATGACGTACTGCTCGTCCTTGTTGAAGAGCGCGTACGCCTTCAGGAGCTGGTGGATGACGTGGATCTTCTCGCTCTTCTCCGCGTACTCGCGCTCCAGCTCGTCCACGCGGGCGCGGCGCTCGTCCACGCTCAGCCCCTCCTGCAGCTCCACCCGGTGCACCTCCTCGGAGATGTCGGGAACGATGAAGGCGTCGTGCTCGTTGGGCGCCAGCACGTCGAGCCCCTGGTCGGTCAGGTGCACGTTGTGCCCCTTCTCGTCCATGGAGAAGAGGAGGTTCTCCTCCAGCTCGTGGACGCGCTTCTCCATCATGTAGTCGCGCTCCACCTTGCCGATGATCTTCACCAGCCCGGGGTCGTCGGCCAGCATCTTCTGGAGGCGCTTGTTCTTGGGCGCGCCGCGGCGGGCCAGGAAGAGCTTCTCCCCCGCCCCGTACGTGTCGCCGGCGGCGATGTTCTGCTCGGCCTGGGCGATGAAGTCGTTGACCAGGCGGTTCTGGCGGCGGTACAGGTCGGCCACCGACGGGTTGTAGCGCGCGTACGCCGCGTTGGTCTCGTTGCCCACGGGGCCCGAGATGATCAGCGGGGTGCGCGCCTCGTCGATGAGCACCGAGTCCACCTCGTCGACGATGGCGTACGCGTGGTGGCGCTGCACCCGCTGGTCGAGCGAGTGCACCATGTTGTCGCGCAGGTAGTCGAAGCCGAACTCGTTGTTGGTGCCGTACGTGATGTCGGCGTGGTACGCGGCGCGGCGCTCGGGGGTGTTGGGCTCGTGCAGGTCGATGCACCCCACCGTAAGGCCCAGGAAGCCGTACAGGTGCCCCATCCACTCCGCGTCGCGCTGGGCCAGGTACGAGTTGACCGTAACCAGGTGCGCGCCGCGGCCGGTGAGCGCGTTGAGGTACAGCGGCAGGGTGGCGACGAGGGTCTTCCCCTCGCCGGTGGCCATCTCCGCCACCTTGCCCTGGTGCAGCGTGATGCCGCCGATGAGCTGCACGTCGTAGTGCACCATGTCCCACTTGATGGGCTGGCCGGTCACCATCACCTCGCTGCCCACCAGGCGCGCGGCGGCCGCCTTGACGGTGGCGAAGGCCTCGGGAAGGATCTCGTCGAGGATCCCTTCCAGCGCCTCCTTGCGCCGCTCCTCCGCCTCGCCGATGCGCTGGGCGATCCCCTCGCGCTCGGCGGCGACGAGCGTTGCGCGCTTCTCCTCGCGCAGCTCAGCCAGCTCCGCCTCCACTTCGGCGACGGCTTCGCGGATGCGGGCGCGGAATAGCTCCGTCTGCGCGCGCAGCTCGTCGTCCGAGAGGCCCTGCAGCCGCTCGAACTCCTCGTTGATCTGCTCGATGATGGGGGCCAGCCGCTTCAGCTCGCGCTGGTGGCGGGTGCCGAACAGGGCCTGGACGATGGTCTTCAACATGGACGTACCCTTCGCCTTACAAACGGGGAAGCTCCCGGTACAACCCGCGGCGCTCGACCAGCGCGCGGACCGCATCGGGAACCAGATATCGAATCGTTTCTCCGGCCGCGGCGCGCCGGCGCACTTCGGTCGCGGACACGTCCACCCGCGTTACCGCCACGCTGGTGGCGGGGATGGGCGCGTCCGGCGGCACTCCCGCGCCGTCCCTGGAGAGGACGGCGACGCGGGCCAGCCGCAGGATCTCGCCCGGCTCCCTCCACCCGGGGATCTCGCGCAGGTTGTCCGCGCCGATCAGCAGCACCAGCTCGTCGCCGGGGTGGCGCGCCGCGAGCTCGCGCAGCGTGTCCACCGTGTACGACGGCCCTTCGCGGCGCAGCTCCACGTCGTCGGCCTCGAAGCGCGGGTCGCCCTCCACGGCGGCCCTCACCATCTCCAGCCGCGCGGTGGCGGAGGCCTGCACGGTGCCCAGCTTGTGCGGCGGCACGGCCGAGGGGATCCAGAGGACGCACTCCAGCCCCAGCGCCTCGCACGCAT
It encodes:
- the nadD gene encoding nicotinate-nucleotide adenylyltransferase; protein product: MRIGVFGGTFDPPHLGHLVVASDACEALGLECVLWIPSAVPPHKLGTVQASATARLEMVRAAVEGDPRFEADDVELRREGPSYTVDTLRELAARHPGDELVLLIGADNLREIPGWREPGEILRLARVAVLSRDGAGVPPDAPIPATSVAVTRVDVSATEVRRRAAAGETIRYLVPDAVRALVERRGLYRELPRL
- the secA gene encoding preprotein translocase subunit SecA, producing the protein MLKTIVQALFGTRHQRELKRLAPIIEQINEEFERLQGLSDDELRAQTELFRARIREAVAEVEAELAELREEKRATLVAAEREGIAQRIGEAEERRKEALEGILDEILPEAFATVKAAAARLVGSEVMVTGQPIKWDMVHYDVQLIGGITLHQGKVAEMATGEGKTLVATLPLYLNALTGRGAHLVTVNSYLAQRDAEWMGHLYGFLGLTVGCIDLHEPNTPERRAAYHADITYGTNNEFGFDYLRDNMVHSLDQRVQRHHAYAIVDEVDSVLIDEARTPLIISGPVGNETNAAYARYNPSVADLYRRQNRLVNDFIAQAEQNIAAGDTYGAGEKLFLARRGAPKNKRLQKMLADDPGLVKIIGKVERDYMMEKRVHELEENLLFSMDEKGHNVHLTDQGLDVLAPNEHDAFIVPDISEEVHRVELQEGLSVDERRARVDELEREYAEKSEKIHVIHQLLKAYALFNKDEQYVIQDGQVMIVDEFTGRMMAGRRWSDGLHQAVEAKEGVSVKAETQTLATITIQNYFRMYDKLCGMTGTAETEEGEFHQIYGLDVMVIPTNRPIQRDDRHDLVYKTKREKLNAIVEEVRRLHALELPVLVGTVSVDTSETLSRMLKRGGVPHEVLNAKYHQREAEIVSLAGQPGAVTIATNMAGRGTDIKLGAGVTEPRPTTDAEGKAVTEMGGLHIIGSERHESRRIDRQLRGRAGRQGDPGASQFFLSLEDDLMRLFGSDRIASIMDRMGAEEGEVITHPWITNSIGGAQKRVEMQNFEARKRLLDYDDVMNQQREVIYDLRTFALEGGDELRAEVWDMVEHALPVLLDEYASGDTESWELHALRQRLLLDFGMSPDRLPTEDGVGHDFSGREDLSEYVMDAARAAFEEKLERFGEATDAVLRFVVLSTIDEKWKDHLYDLDHLKASIGFRGWGQKDPLVEYKKEAFDMFEDLMKDLYGAVSRFTFRAQLAPAMEAPPMGFFGFPQGTEEELMEDAGMAPPPPAPEPAPPPPPRRAPLLGVNPYAQLAPEPSQLHTNREEEGALRPAPATNAVGRNDPCPCGSGKKYKNCHGRNG